The Streptomyces laurentii genome contains a region encoding:
- a CDS encoding hypothetical protein (identified by MetaGeneAnnotator; putative;~sequence version:1), translating to MSEGSESTGDTHRATALDLPETKAALAAYQARARQSAGGGALSVIAGAVLFATLGDDGLGGDVATGCVMVGVLAIVLGLFSLAAARRMRHALDAGPWIAYPALIVPRGTFAAKIVLGDPATGSAFPLVIRTIQQRYDLAQPDASGVMWWCGDPLRGGVLSQPGGGSLVWTAPVRGARARRLTVGWATEGGLLGRPVPVQPQAGSLPPGVSLRKAAPPTASRRRRTGVWRWVVLLSAAVLGTGIWFEQAARNDPAVDVTIRSVRPDHSCTVTWQDPFDGVTRTGPFRCADDADPDAYRWDSAFVVSYGPWKGEIYPVVERGDYISDAEDSVVMMELGGMLALLVGLVGGTVSFVRRRRLRRLGPVPLGPVPLAAPAGHTPAPAPEVTYALLASRVWTGKRPRRPRRPEPDFRQGVPWWRVPTLRRASGLSAFLIGLVAAPFMVAAAWFEEGFQIRLGCAFVLIGTVVNGIRFVRSGRPAVRLFARAAAAPVPVPKRYVLLGHQGSSAPFLAVFPAHGGPDDRPEGLLRLLPYNLPDAPTGSLELRGWLDLAVDGSPVVMTRADGRALWPMDLYLEAGTPGFNALLERLAPPSAPSAPSAPPDSPTPPDSPVPPVTPLR from the coding sequence ATGTCGGAAGGTTCGGAAAGCACCGGCGACACGCACAGAGCGACAGCGCTCGACCTGCCGGAGACGAAGGCCGCGCTCGCCGCCTACCAGGCGCGGGCCCGGCAGTCGGCCGGCGGCGGGGCGCTCTCGGTCATCGCCGGGGCGGTCCTGTTCGCCACCCTGGGCGACGACGGGCTCGGCGGGGACGTCGCCACCGGCTGTGTCATGGTCGGCGTGCTCGCGATCGTGCTGGGGCTCTTCTCCCTGGCGGCCGCCCGGCGGATGCGGCACGCCCTCGACGCCGGGCCGTGGATCGCGTATCCCGCCCTCATCGTCCCGCGCGGGACGTTCGCGGCGAAGATCGTGCTGGGCGACCCGGCGACCGGGAGCGCCTTCCCCCTGGTCATCCGTACGATCCAGCAGCGCTACGACCTCGCCCAGCCCGACGCGAGCGGCGTGATGTGGTGGTGCGGCGATCCGCTCCGGGGCGGCGTGCTGTCCCAGCCGGGCGGCGGTTCGCTGGTCTGGACGGCGCCCGTACGCGGCGCGCGTGCCCGGCGGCTGACGGTCGGCTGGGCGACCGAAGGGGGTCTGCTCGGCCGTCCGGTACCGGTCCAGCCGCAGGCCGGCTCCCTCCCGCCGGGCGTGTCCCTGCGGAAGGCCGCACCTCCAACGGCATCACGGCGACGGCGCACAGGGGTGTGGCGCTGGGTCGTCCTGCTGAGCGCGGCCGTCCTCGGCACCGGCATCTGGTTCGAGCAGGCCGCCCGGAACGATCCGGCTGTCGATGTCACGATCCGCAGCGTGCGGCCCGACCACAGCTGCACGGTCACCTGGCAGGACCCCTTCGACGGAGTGACGCGGACCGGCCCGTTCCGGTGCGCCGACGACGCGGACCCGGACGCCTACCGGTGGGACAGCGCCTTCGTCGTCTCGTACGGGCCGTGGAAGGGCGAGATCTACCCCGTGGTCGAGCGGGGAGACTACATATCGGACGCCGAGGACAGCGTCGTCATGATGGAGCTCGGCGGGATGCTCGCGCTGCTCGTCGGGCTTGTCGGCGGCACCGTGAGCTTCGTCCGGCGCCGGCGGTTGCGGCGGCTCGGGCCGGTGCCGCTCGGACCGGTACCACTCGCGGCTCCGGCGGGACACACGCCCGCGCCCGCCCCCGAGGTCACGTACGCCCTCCTCGCCTCCCGGGTCTGGACCGGCAAGCGCCCCCGCCGGCCGCGCCGCCCCGAGCCGGACTTCCGGCAGGGCGTCCCGTGGTGGCGGGTGCCCACCCTGCGCCGCGCCTCCGGGCTGTCCGCCTTCCTGATAGGCCTGGTCGCAGCGCCCTTCATGGTGGCGGCGGCCTGGTTCGAAGAGGGCTTCCAGATACGGCTCGGCTGTGCGTTCGTCCTGATCGGGACCGTCGTCAACGGCATCCGGTTCGTGCGCTCCGGCCGTCCGGCCGTCCGCCTCTTCGCCCGCGCGGCCGCCGCGCCCGTCCCCGTACCGAAGCGCTACGTCCTCCTCGGCCACCAAGGCAGCAGCGCGCCGTTCCTCGCCGTCTTCCCCGCGCACGGCGGGCCCGACGACCGGCCCGAGGGACTGCTCCGACTCCTGCCGTACAACCTGCCGGACGCGCCGACCGGTTCGCTGGAGCTGCGCGGCTGGCTCGACCTGGCCGTCGACGGGAGTCCGGTCGTCATGACCCGGGCGGACGGCCGCGCGCTGTGGCCCATGGACCTGTATCTCGAAGCGGGCACGCCCGGATTCAACGCGCTCCTGGAGCGGCTGGCCCCGCCGTCGGCCCCATCGGCCCCGTCCGCCCCGCCGGACTCCCCGACCCCGCCGGACTCCCCGGTCCCGCCCGTCACTCCGCTCCGGTAG
- a CDS encoding 3-oxoacyl-[acyl-carrier protein] reductase (17beta hydroxysteroid dehydrogenase-like, classical (c) SDRs; cd05374;~3-oxoacyl-[acyl-carrier protein] reductase [Streptomyces venezuelae ATCC10712];~NADP binding site [chemical binding];~identified by MetaGeneAnnotator; putative;~short chain dehydrogenase; Provisional;~steroid binding site) — MNKVWLITGANSGFGRAFTEAAVAAGDVVVAAARRAGTLDDLVAAHPDQVQAVTLDVTDTAAVDRVVREVAERHGRIDVLVNNAGRTHVGSVEETGDAELRSLFDLHVLAPAALTRAVLPYMRARRSGAIVQLSSVGGQMSMAGFGAYSATKFALEGLSEALAAEVNPLGIRVLIVEPGAFRTGLFGNHSLSADGIADYAETAGATRAFVETGGGAQPGDPAKAAAAVLAALDADEPPLRLALGDDSIDTIRLHLDQVRDDLAAWEKAGRDTRLDA; from the coding sequence ATGAACAAGGTCTGGCTGATCACCGGCGCCAACAGCGGCTTCGGACGCGCCTTCACCGAGGCCGCCGTCGCGGCCGGGGACGTCGTGGTGGCCGCCGCCCGCCGGGCGGGCACCCTGGACGACCTGGTGGCCGCGCACCCCGACCAGGTGCAGGCCGTCACCCTCGACGTCACCGACACCGCCGCCGTCGACCGGGTGGTGCGCGAGGTCGCCGAACGGCACGGGCGGATCGACGTCCTGGTCAACAACGCGGGCCGGACACACGTCGGTTCGGTCGAGGAGACCGGGGACGCCGAGCTGCGCTCGCTCTTCGACCTGCACGTCCTCGCCCCGGCGGCCCTCACCCGTGCCGTCCTGCCGTACATGCGGGCCCGGCGCTCGGGCGCGATCGTGCAGCTCAGCAGCGTGGGCGGGCAGATGTCGATGGCGGGCTTCGGCGCGTACAGCGCGACGAAGTTCGCCCTGGAGGGCCTGTCGGAGGCGCTGGCCGCCGAGGTGAACCCGCTCGGCATCCGCGTCCTGATCGTCGAACCCGGCGCCTTCCGCACCGGCCTGTTCGGCAACCACAGCCTCAGCGCGGACGGCATCGCCGACTACGCCGAGACGGCCGGCGCGACCCGCGCCTTCGTCGAGACCGGCGGCGGCGCCCAGCCGGGCGACCCGGCGAAGGCCGCGGCGGCGGTCCTGGCCGCCCTCGACGCCGACGAGCCGCCGCTGCGGCTCGCGCTCGGCGACGACTCCATCGACACCATCCGGCTGCACCTGGACCAGGTGCGGGACGACCTCGCGGCGTGGGAGAAGGCCGGCCGGGACACCCGCCTGGACGCCTGA
- a CDS encoding transcriptional regulator, trmB (identified by MetaGeneAnnotator; putative;~transcriptional regulator, TrmB [Streptomyces himastatinicus ATCC53653]) has product MGEIVEGMTDRIEDRDRDHDRDAAPQADAESARFVERFASELTQAGMQRMASRVFAALLVSEEGAMTSAELSERLRISPAAVSGAIRYLSQVDLVGREHVPGSRRDRYVLHNHIWYESFMRRDQLLTRWGTMMRDGAQIIGPDTAAGRRVAETAEFFDFLHDELMSILDRWQAKKEAQRTAATGAE; this is encoded by the coding sequence GTGGGTGAGATAGTGGAAGGCATGACTGACCGCATAGAGGACCGGGACCGGGACCATGACCGCGACGCTGCGCCCCAGGCCGACGCCGAGAGCGCGCGCTTCGTGGAGCGGTTCGCGTCCGAACTGACCCAGGCCGGCATGCAGCGCATGGCGTCCCGCGTCTTCGCGGCCCTGCTCGTCTCCGAGGAGGGGGCGATGACCTCGGCGGAGCTGTCGGAGCGGCTGCGGATCAGCCCGGCCGCCGTCTCCGGGGCGATCCGCTACCTGTCCCAGGTCGACCTGGTCGGCCGGGAGCACGTACCGGGCTCGCGCCGCGACCGGTACGTGCTCCACAACCACATCTGGTACGAGTCGTTCATGCGCCGCGACCAGCTGCTCACCCGCTGGGGGACCATGATGCGGGACGGCGCCCAGATCATCGGCCCGGACACGGCGGCGGGCCGCCGGGTCGCGGAGACGGCGGAGTTCTTCGACTTCCTGCACGACGAGCTGATGAGCATCCTGGACCGCTGGCAGGCCAAGAAGGAAGCGCAGCGGACGGCGGCTACCGGAGCGGAGTGA
- a CDS encoding adenylosuccinate synthetase (ACT binding site;~Adenylosuccinate synthetase (AdSS) catalyzes the first step in the de novo biosynthesis of AMP. IMP and L-aspartate are conjugated in a two-step reaction accompanied by the hydrolysis of GTP to GDP in the presence of Mg2+. In the first step, the...; cd03108;~Adenylosuccinate synthetase; smart00788;~GDP-binding site [chemical binding];~IMP binding site;~adenylosuccinate synthetase [Streptomyces cattleya NRRL 8057 = DSM46488];~identified by MetaGeneAnnotator; putative), whose translation MPALVLLGAQWGDEGKGKATDLLGGSVDYVVRYQGGNNAGHTVVVGDQKYALHLLPSGILSPGCTPVIGNGVVVDPAVLLSELSGLNERGVDTSKLLISGNAHLITPYNVTVDKVTERFLGKRKIGTTGRGIGPTYADKINRVGIRVQDLYDESILIQKVEAALESKNQLLAKLYNRRAIEAEQIVEEMLGYAEQIKPFVADTTLILNNALDENKVVLFEGGQGTLLDVDHGTYPFVTSSNPTAGGACTGAGVGPTKISRVIGILKAYTTRVGAGPFPTELFDEDGEALRRIGGERGVTTGRDRRCGWFDAVIARYATRVNGLTDFFLTKLDVLTGWEQIPVCVAYEIDGKRVEELPYSQTDFHHAKPVYEMLPGWSEDITKAKTFGELPKNAQAYVKALEEMSGAPISAIGVGPGRDETIEINSFL comes from the coding sequence GTGCCCGCACTTGTGCTGCTCGGTGCTCAGTGGGGTGACGAGGGCAAGGGAAAGGCCACCGACCTGCTCGGTGGGTCCGTTGACTATGTAGTGCGCTACCAGGGCGGCAACAATGCCGGCCACACGGTCGTCGTCGGCGACCAGAAGTACGCGCTGCACCTTCTCCCGTCCGGAATCCTCTCTCCGGGATGTACCCCGGTCATCGGAAACGGCGTCGTCGTCGACCCGGCGGTCCTGCTCTCCGAGCTGAGCGGACTGAACGAGCGCGGCGTCGACACCTCCAAGCTCCTGATCAGCGGAAACGCTCACCTGATCACGCCGTACAACGTCACCGTCGACAAGGTGACGGAACGGTTCCTCGGCAAGCGCAAGATCGGCACCACCGGCCGTGGCATCGGCCCGACGTACGCCGACAAGATCAACCGCGTCGGCATCCGGGTCCAGGACCTCTACGACGAGTCGATCCTGATCCAGAAGGTCGAGGCGGCGCTGGAGAGCAAGAACCAGCTGCTCGCCAAGCTCTACAACCGCCGCGCGATCGAGGCGGAGCAGATCGTCGAGGAGATGCTGGGCTACGCCGAGCAGATCAAGCCCTTCGTGGCCGACACCACCCTGATCCTCAACAACGCGCTCGACGAGAACAAGGTCGTGCTCTTCGAGGGCGGCCAGGGCACCCTGCTCGACGTCGACCACGGCACGTACCCCTTCGTCACCTCCTCGAACCCGACCGCCGGCGGTGCCTGCACGGGCGCCGGTGTGGGTCCGACGAAGATCAGCCGCGTCATCGGCATCCTCAAGGCGTACACCACCCGCGTCGGCGCCGGTCCGTTCCCGACCGAGCTGTTCGACGAGGACGGCGAGGCGCTGCGCCGCATCGGTGGCGAGCGCGGTGTGACCACCGGCCGTGACCGCCGCTGCGGCTGGTTCGACGCGGTCATCGCCCGCTACGCGACCCGCGTGAACGGCCTGACCGACTTCTTCCTGACCAAGCTCGACGTGCTGACCGGCTGGGAGCAGATCCCGGTCTGCGTCGCGTACGAGATCGACGGCAAGCGCGTCGAGGAGCTGCCCTACTCGCAGACCGACTTCCACCACGCGAAGCCGGTCTACGAGATGCTGCCGGGCTGGTCCGAGGACATCACCAAGGCCAAGACCTTCGGCGAGCTGCCGAAGAACGCCCAGGCGTACGTCAAGGCCCTGGAGGAGATGTCCGGCGCCCCGATCTCCGCGATCGGCGTGGGCCCGGGCCGGGACGAGACGATCGAGATCAACTCGTTCCTGTAG
- a CDS encoding hypothetical protein (identified by MetaGeneAnnotator; putative;~sequence version:1), giving the protein MKVLKYGVVVASAAALWALVSAGGPAPATSPERTAGAEAASPGWGLVYAMDPATGSAEVVGFAAPNGGQPIPLPLWQHGFVADPRTGLMTPMGPGNPFATLPATRHTGGLLPAPRVSGELLPLVP; this is encoded by the coding sequence ATGAAGGTCTTGAAGTACGGAGTGGTGGTGGCCTCGGCCGCCGCGTTATGGGCACTGGTCTCCGCGGGCGGCCCCGCCCCCGCCACGTCCCCGGAGCGTACGGCCGGCGCCGAGGCCGCGTCGCCCGGCTGGGGTCTCGTCTACGCCATGGACCCCGCGACGGGGAGCGCCGAGGTCGTCGGGTTCGCCGCCCCGAACGGCGGGCAGCCGATCCCGCTGCCGCTCTGGCAGCACGGATTCGTCGCCGACCCGCGGACGGGCCTGATGACGCCGATGGGCCCCGGGAATCCCTTCGCCACCCTCCCGGCGACCCGCCACACCGGCGGCCTCCTCCCGGCGCCCCGCGTGTCCGGCGAGCTCCTGCCGCTCGTCCCGTAG
- a CDS encoding hypothetical protein (identified by MetaGeneAnnotator; putative;~sequence version:1) — protein MSDHDQLLVLVDPVARRLDGESVRIAKDVLSAGADAKICLPEGPQEFARALARRGHRRPVVLGDDRALLRVVTLLQRERDGRDSTPMAVAPMAAPGDEGAAGADSGEDGGTTVSVVPIGAPEGLETTRALGVPQGAVGAARAVLDGVVRRLDLLVDDGGGVVLTRLDVPAARTLVPAQPTMWDTCRSLVRTLVRPPVPAGLAVRTHRLRIEADGVVLCDLDTPVEGLSATGLEGGLAALTLVPADAPAVHTAVRTLSVAGPDFRYRADATVSGPVTRRTWAVREAAWGLTVPVGAAGPVGSR, from the coding sequence GTGTCGGATCACGACCAGCTGCTGGTCCTCGTCGACCCGGTCGCCCGCCGTTTGGACGGCGAGTCCGTACGGATCGCGAAAGACGTGCTGTCAGCGGGCGCGGACGCGAAGATCTGCCTGCCGGAAGGGCCCCAGGAATTCGCCCGCGCACTGGCCCGGCGGGGTCATCGGCGGCCCGTCGTGCTCGGCGACGACCGCGCGCTGCTGCGCGTCGTGACGCTGCTCCAGCGCGAACGGGACGGGCGGGACTCCACCCCGATGGCGGTCGCGCCGATGGCCGCGCCGGGGGATGAGGGAGCCGCCGGAGCGGACAGCGGGGAGGACGGCGGGACGACCGTTTCGGTGGTCCCGATCGGAGCGCCGGAGGGGCTGGAGACGACCCGGGCGCTCGGGGTCCCGCAGGGGGCGGTGGGGGCGGCCCGGGCGGTGCTCGACGGAGTGGTGCGGCGGCTGGACCTGCTGGTGGACGACGGCGGGGGCGTGGTCCTGACGCGGCTCGACGTACCGGCGGCGCGGACGCTCGTACCGGCCCAGCCGACGATGTGGGACACCTGTCGCTCGCTGGTACGGACGCTGGTGCGGCCGCCGGTGCCGGCCGGGCTCGCGGTACGGACGCACCGGCTGCGGATCGAGGCGGACGGGGTGGTGCTCTGCGACCTGGACACGCCGGTGGAGGGGCTGAGCGCGACGGGGCTTGAGGGCGGGCTCGCGGCGCTGACGCTGGTCCCGGCGGACGCCCCGGCGGTCCACACCGCCGTCCGGACGCTCTCGGTCGCGGGCCCGGACTTCCGCTACCGCGCCGACGCGACGGTGTCGGGGCCGGTGACCCGGCGGACCTGGGCGGTACGGGAGGCGGCGTGGGGGCTGACGGTGCCGGTGGGGGCGGCGGGGCCGGTGGGGAGCCGGTAG
- a CDS encoding hypothetical protein (identified by MetaGeneAnnotator; putative;~sequence version:1), with translation MPYRSHSPSAHTAAPATADAYARARYRANARAVSGRPSATPRVPSSRAPSPYASSVTIPTPPRTPHPTHRNPHTATPRTSAGRTPGPALGPGYRLPTGPAAPTGTVSPHAASRTAQVRRVTGPDTVASAR, from the coding sequence GTGCCGTACCGCAGCCACTCGCCGAGCGCCCACACGGCCGCGCCGGCCACCGCCGACGCGTACGCCCGCGCCCGGTACCGGGCCAACGCGCGCGCCGTCTCCGGCCGGCCGAGCGCCACCCCTCGCGTCCCGTCGTCCCGCGCCCCGTCCCCGTACGCCTCGTCCGTCACGATCCCCACCCCACCTCGCACACCCCACCCCACACACCGCAACCCACACACAGCCACACCCCGTACGTCCGCCGGCCGGACCCCCGGCCCGGCCCTGGGCCCCGGCTACCGGCTCCCCACCGGCCCCGCCGCCCCCACCGGCACCGTCAGCCCCCACGCCGCCTCCCGTACCGCCCAGGTCCGCCGGGTCACCGGCCCCGACACCGTCGCGTCGGCGCGGTAG
- a CDS encoding hypothetical protein (identified by MetaGeneAnnotator; putative;~sequence version:1) encodes MDLIISKRLLWIAGAAYPLHNIARVYTFLLRPAKAKAVRRFVKYASFTFAATIALTIIAGLSAVGVQQDPSSLIAFVWVLAFGVGVWLLVEMFKVVGAPSHHVLAVESNGQSTALVTAPDPATLNHLVGSIAYAIEHPDVELQVRVERLLISRPSNYYYGDTVNMYGGAGNVGMAK; translated from the coding sequence GTGGATCTGATCATCAGCAAGCGGCTGCTGTGGATCGCCGGGGCGGCGTACCCGCTGCACAACATCGCCCGCGTCTACACGTTCCTGTTGCGCCCGGCCAAGGCGAAGGCCGTACGGCGTTTCGTGAAGTACGCGAGCTTCACCTTCGCCGCGACCATCGCCCTCACGATCATCGCCGGGCTGTCCGCCGTCGGGGTGCAGCAGGACCCGAGCAGCCTCATCGCCTTCGTCTGGGTGCTCGCCTTCGGCGTCGGCGTCTGGCTGCTCGTGGAGATGTTCAAGGTCGTGGGAGCTCCGTCCCACCACGTCCTCGCGGTCGAGTCGAACGGCCAGTCCACCGCCCTGGTCACCGCACCGGACCCCGCCACCCTCAACCACCTCGTCGGCTCGATCGCCTACGCGATCGAGCACCCGGACGTCGAACTCCAGGTGCGCGTCGAGCGGTTGCTGATCTCCAGACCCAGCAACTACTACTACGGCGATACGGTCAACATGTACGGCGGTGCCGGAAACGTGGGGATGGCGAAGTGA
- a CDS encoding multidrug ABC transporter ATPase (ABC transporter signature motif;~ABC-type multidrug transport system, ATPase component [Defense mechanisms]; COG1131;~ATP binding site [chemical binding];~D-loop;~Domain of unknown function (DUF4162); pfam13732;~H-loop/switch region;~Q-loop/lid;~This family of ATP-binding proteins belongs to a multisubunit transporter involved in drug resistance (BcrA and DrrA), nodulation, lipid transport, and lantibiotic immunity. In bacteria and archaea, these transporters usually include an ATP-binding...; cd03230;~Walker A/P-loop;~Walker B;~identified by MetaGeneAnnotator; putative;~multidrug ABC transporter ATPase [Amycolatopsis mediterranei U32]) translates to MTKAISVAGLHKAFGRTKALDGLDLHVETGEVHGFLGPNGSGKSTTIRVLLGLLRADSGTVRLLGKDPWTDAVELHRRLAYVPGDVTLWRNLTGGEVIDLYGRLRGPLDPARRAALIERFELDPTKKGRTYSKGNRQKVALVAAFAADVDLLVLDEPTSGLDPLMEEVFQDCVDEARERGVTVLLSSHILSEVETLCDRVSIIRKGVTVESGSLAELRHLTRTSVVAELAGPPNGLTRLPGVHDLDVQGHRVRLQVDTDKIDAVLRSLTESGVRSLVSTPPTLEELFLRHYADTDTDGEEVPAS, encoded by the coding sequence ATGACGAAGGCAATCAGCGTCGCCGGACTCCACAAGGCGTTCGGCCGCACCAAGGCACTGGACGGCCTCGATCTCCACGTCGAGACCGGCGAGGTCCACGGCTTCCTCGGCCCCAACGGCTCCGGGAAGTCCACCACCATCCGCGTCCTCCTCGGGCTCCTGCGCGCCGACTCCGGCACGGTCCGCCTCCTCGGCAAGGACCCCTGGACCGACGCCGTCGAGCTGCACCGCCGCCTCGCCTACGTCCCCGGCGACGTCACCCTCTGGCGCAACCTCACCGGCGGCGAGGTCATCGACCTGTACGGCCGGCTGCGCGGCCCCCTCGACCCGGCCCGGCGCGCCGCGCTGATCGAGCGCTTCGAGCTCGACCCCACCAAGAAGGGCCGCACCTACTCCAAGGGCAACCGCCAGAAGGTCGCCCTCGTCGCCGCCTTCGCCGCCGACGTCGACCTGCTCGTCCTCGACGAACCCACCTCCGGCCTCGACCCCCTCATGGAGGAGGTCTTCCAGGACTGCGTCGACGAGGCGCGCGAGCGCGGCGTCACCGTCCTGCTGTCCAGCCACATCCTCAGCGAGGTCGAGACCCTCTGCGACCGGGTCAGCATCATCCGCAAGGGCGTCACCGTCGAGTCCGGTTCGCTGGCCGAGCTGCGCCATCTCACCCGCACCAGCGTCGTCGCCGAACTCGCCGGCCCGCCCAACGGCCTCACCCGCCTCCCCGGCGTCCACGACCTCGACGTCCAGGGCCACCGCGTCCGCCTCCAGGTCGACACCGACAAGATCGACGCCGTCCTGCGCTCGCTCACCGAGTCCGGCGTCCGCAGCCTCGTCAGCACCCCGCCCACCCTGGAGGAACTCTTCCTCCGCCATTACGCGGACACAGACACGGACGGGGAAGAGGTGCCCGCGTCATGA
- a CDS encoding hypothetical protein (identified by MetaGeneAnnotator; putative;~sequence version:1) — translation MALGRPETARALARYRARAYASAVAGAAVWALGEWLRYGTSYGPGSDLPIPLILLGGIATLRGLGGLVMARRMRRVLAAGPWNAYPAVLLTSGVRNVVVVLGDPATGETLPLYVRTQRPHLAKPAADGVMGWCGDPLRGGVLARSSGDRPIWTTPVRRPAVRQFMVQEATERGLLDGLEGAEGAEERAVAESG, via the coding sequence GTGGCGCTCGGCCGGCCGGAGACGGCGCGCGCGTTGGCCCGGTACCGGGCGCGGGCGTACGCGTCGGCGGTGGCCGGCGCGGCCGTGTGGGCGCTCGGCGAGTGGCTGCGGTACGGCACCTCGTACGGCCCGGGGTCGGATCTGCCGATCCCGCTCATCCTGCTCGGCGGGATCGCCACCTTGAGGGGGCTCGGTGGGCTGGTCATGGCACGCCGGATGCGGCGCGTCCTGGCGGCGGGGCCGTGGAACGCGTATCCGGCGGTTCTCTTGACGAGCGGGGTGCGCAACGTGGTCGTCGTGCTGGGCGACCCGGCCACCGGGGAGACGTTGCCGCTGTACGTCAGGACGCAGCGTCCGCATCTGGCGAAGCCGGCCGCCGACGGCGTGATGGGGTGGTGCGGTGATCCGCTACGGGGCGGAGTCCTGGCCCGGTCGAGCGGCGACCGGCCGATCTGGACGACGCCGGTACGCCGCCCGGCGGTCCGGCAGTTCATGGTCCAGGAGGCGACGGAGCGGGGGTTGCTGGACGGACTTGAGGGAGCGGAGGGAGCAGAGGAGAGGGCGGTCGCGGAGTCGGGGTGA
- a CDS encoding hypothetical protein (identified by MetaGeneAnnotator; putative;~sequence version:1) — MSGDSGSNYFYGNTVNMHGGTGNTGMVFNAQGAGSGQDSAELTRAVGELVRLLAELRPQLSAQDAEVVDASLPAITGEEEAEPTRRRQALMTVLGIASLAETLGPPVVAAIRGVLGLLGG; from the coding sequence GTGAGCGGCGACAGCGGAAGCAACTACTTCTACGGCAACACCGTGAACATGCACGGCGGGACCGGCAACACCGGCATGGTGTTCAACGCGCAGGGCGCCGGCTCGGGGCAGGACTCGGCCGAGCTGACCCGCGCCGTCGGCGAACTCGTCCGGCTGCTCGCGGAGTTGCGGCCCCAGCTGTCCGCGCAGGACGCCGAGGTGGTCGACGCCAGCCTGCCGGCGATCACCGGCGAGGAGGAGGCCGAGCCGACCCGGCGCCGGCAGGCGCTGATGACGGTCCTCGGGATCGCCTCGCTCGCCGAGACGCTCGGTCCGCCGGTCGTCGCCGCGATCCGCGGCGTCCTGGGCCTGCTCGGCGGCTGA